In Harpia harpyja isolate bHarHar1 chromosome 12, bHarHar1 primary haplotype, whole genome shotgun sequence, a single window of DNA contains:
- the C12H3orf33 gene encoding protein C3orf33 homolog yields the protein MAERRSGAAEGLARFSEWADAHLSLLRSLSAGMAVAGLLVLARSVRMTAKFTSALDIPVEFVEKNVKLRGKLHRVTEKGLEVEHIPISIPFITSIQRKWQSKGLLLVRLAGVELAPSGMAWLQQELKPEQMIWFQLLGREDLALDCLVLVNKSRFLSMCLNEELLRQGLGRTARIEGLHHDSRLYWKLHKRLLRAELKALKKNKGIWKEESYSERIRDRISNNKFVQTLKQFASWLRSSIQR from the exons ATGGCGgagcggcggagcggggcggccgaGGGCCTGGCCCGCTTTTCCGAGTGGGCGGACGCGCACCTCAGCCTGCTGCGG AGCCTGAGCGCCGGGATGGCGGTGGCCgggctgctggtgctggcccGCAGCGTCCGCATG ACAGCAAAGTTTACAAGTGCTTTGGATATACCTGTGGAGTTTGTAGAAAAGAATGTGAAGTTGCGGGGAAAACTACATCGCGTAACTGAGAAAGGCCTGGAAGTTGAACACATTCCCATTAGCATTCCTTTCATTACATCGATACagagaaaat GGCAATCAAAAGGTCTTCTGCTGGTAAGGCTTGCTGGAGTGGAGTTGGCTCCGAGCGGCATGGCCTGGTTACAGCAAGAGTTGAAACCCGAACAAATGATATGGTTCCAACTTCTCGGAAGGGAGGACTTGGCACTCGACTGCCTTGTTTTAGTAAATAAG AGTCGATTTCTCAGCATGTGCTTAAATGAAGAGCTCTTGAGACAAGGGCTTGGCAGAACAGCACGTATTGAAGGACTACATCATGATTCCCGCCTGTACTGGAAACTTCACAAAAGACTGCTTCGAGCAGAGTTAAAGgccttgaagaaaaataaaggaatatgGAAAGAAGAAAGCTACTCTGAAAGAATTAGAGATCGTATAAGCAACAATAAATTTGTACAGACATTGAAACAATTTGCAAGCTGGTTAAGAAGCTCTATTCAAAGGTAA